The region TACCCACCCCAGCCCCACAATTTTTACGCCTATGCATTGTCAACGAAATACCGTCCGTGATAGAAAATGTATGAAATCTAGAGCAACTACAGTTACGTAATTTTAAGTGAAAGCGACCATCGCCGTttatagggagtttaagaaacgacgacggcgaacaacaacgccacaaaacaatgatatcattggctaaaagaggaaaaataaggCCAGTTGGAAAATATCTGCTGGACTCTGGACTGAACTGGaatggactggactggactggactgcaCTAGACACGGGGTTAGTGTTTTTAGTATCAACTTTGGTTTTGTTTGCTTACGTTTTTCGTTTACACCACAAATAATCACCCGAGGTCAATTGTTAACAGAGCCGCTTTGGCGCCATTTCTCTTTAATTTGAGCTAATGTTTTAGGCAAGTGTTTACAAGCGTCGCTACACAGGCTTAAAAAATTATCCTTAATACCACCCCTCACGCTGTTTTCCGTTGTAATTCTTCGCGAGCTTCACCGTGGGTGAAGAGGTCACACACAAAACACAGCCTCCGCAACTAATTTAACAGTTAGACAAAGCCATGGAACCATGACGTGCGAAACATGACCGACCAATTTGGAAAATCTGTGAAAATTGACCAGAGTCTCGCACCGATTACCCTGTGTGACTTTTCTCGTCAATTTTTTGCCAATGAATGTTTTCTTTCAATGTTTTGCACTGTTAGGGGAAGATACGTTGATTACCTGACAATATAAATGGTTTATTAAAAAGGTAACAATTCGAGGTGTCAACGTATTCATAATCCAAACATCGCCGCGCCTTGGGAAAATAATTTAGCTTGCCCAGCACAAAACTTCAATGCGCTGTGCTCCCGCTCCCCTCTCccccagtccagtccagtccaaaaTCCTGCCTATATTTTCCGATCTGCATAATCGTGCTGCAGGTGTGGCACGCATTTCAGCTCGTATTTTCTGGTAGGTGGGGAAGCCCCTTCATTCTCCACCGGgaaaaaaaattcgaaatttaaaaGCTAAATTGCAAAGAGATGATGTAATGTAGCAAGGTTCGGATTCTCTTCAGCCATTATGCAATGTTATTATTCGGAGCGAACGGATTAAGGTGGGGCTTTACCTGAAAAAAGCGCACTTTTTGTATAGCATGTAGCAATCACAGTTTTAATCCAAACCATAACAAACTTTATATAACTGGAAAGCTTATACTCCAAAGGTTCTGAAAACGAATGTTTTTATGCACTGCCAGCAAAAGTAACCTGGTACCAGGCTGTCAAAGGCACTACCCGCAGTGCAAAACCCTCGGGTACCTGAGAAAAGATTTCTCTTTGCAGACTTCACAGACAAATAAACTTCTTATGTTATTTCAAAGAATAGTACCTAATTGTTGATATGAATGGAGGATTTTGCAAAATTGTAAAATCACATGCCAAAAGAGCCATCTCAAGTTAAACCATCAAAATGTGGGGGATTTTTCATTGATCATTTTTTCCCCAGCAAGCCCTTGACAAATTCCCTCATTCATATCAATTCATTTAATGAGCACTAACtctcctgaaaatttcaggtcaaTAGCTTAAATCTTTcttgaaatatcttttctcaAAGGCAAAAATCGCTCGTTTTGAGAAAACAGACTTAAAGTTTACAACAAATTATATATTATGATTGTTCGGGGAAAAGAATATCAGTGGGTGGAAAACTATCCAGATTTAGTTCTCAGAGGCTTAAGGGAGCCCTTAGAATCCTCCAGGGTCATAGCTTGGTCCATCAATTTCAAGAAGGGCTTCTTCTCTTCTGGTCCGCACAAGTTGGAGTCCCTGGCGGCGCTTTTTCTCCATGGCTGTAGCTTGAGCATTTGCTTTCCTCAACCGCTTGTTGTTCTTTAGTCTAAATGAATGAGTTGTGTGACTCCCACCAGGAATGGAAAGTTTATCCATTATTTCATTCCTACATTCTGCTCCTTTGTGGAAGTGGCAGATGGCTGAAGCAGCAGCATAACGGACGACTTTAGCACCATGATGCTTATGCTTGGGGCAACGCACCCAAACCGTACCATTGATACACTCGTTTGGGTTTTGGGTGGTCCCCTGAATGCATCTTTCAAGTAACTTTGTGTCACTGAGTGTCATAAATGTTGGCCTGAGAAGTTCTAGAAATACCTCAGGCAAACAGTCATCATCTTTGTAAGTTTTTGTCGCTGTTGTGACATCCTCCTGCCACTTACACCATTAGGTTTCTCCAAGAGGACAGAACCGGTGCTGTTTGGCAGGATCTTGAGTTTTCACACTATGGTTCAGAATAGCTATAATGTTCTTCTTCATAGTATAAATGGATACATCAACTTCTCTGTCAGTTGGATTCGACTTCTTTATAGTATTCTGACGTATTGCCAGACCATaatatttctgtaattttttaatttttgtttcagtgagCCTGCCACGCCCCCCTATGGGTTTGCCATCCTCCAGCTTTCCTTTTGTCCTTGCTTTCAAGTTTAAAAGGTGTTTGCCCATTCTCTTTTGTACGTGGCCAACACAATCCAACTTGATCACTTTGCAATCATCATACACATTTTCAACAGTGTTGAATGCTTTGCTGTCCCCATCTGAGACCATCCATTTGTAATGCATGTTGTGCAGTTCAATTGATCTCCTCCAGAGAATAGAAGCTCCCTCAGCTTCCATGGCTGGTGAACTACCATTGAAATTAATATCACACTCACCAGAGGCCAAATGTTCTCTTCTCCATTCCTGAAATTGTTCATCATCTCCTTCACACTGGGACTGTTTGAGGGAACATTTTTGGCAAGCTTTAGACAAAACAGTGTAGTCCAAAACCTCACCACTGTCTACTGAAATAGCAAAGACTACCCCTGTTAGGGAGGTAAAACCCCGCTTGGCCCAGGTGCCATCAAAGCTTACAGCTACATCCAAAGTGTCGTCCTTGTCAAGGTCTGGATTCTCATCAAGAACGATGTTTCGCAGCCTTTGACCTGCCTGTGTGAGCTCTTCCTTTGTGTAATCTTCTACAACCTCTAGGATGCTGTCTACCTGTTTTTGGTAGGCACTTGTTGACATACAGGGCATGTTCATGATTCCACAAAAGGATGCAAGCCCTTCATAACCTGATCCGGATTCCAGGGAGTGATAAACAGCTCTTTTGTTTACATCGAAGGACTTTCCCCTTTTTGTAATGTTAGCTGATGTCTGGAATGAAATGCTTTCATCACAAGCACTACAAGTAATAGTTAGGTCAGACTTTAAGCCAGCCCGAccactttcattttcttgaagaATGATGTTtgctgaagaaagaaaaaagagaaatatgtAGTATGAGACACTgctctttttgtaatttctaaaGATCTAGAGTGAAATCAGACAGATGCCataatttggaaacaaaatccATGTAGAAATAGAATTGCCTAAATTTATGCACagagaaaaacatcaaaacctcaaaatcactaaaaaaaagttttatatCAACTGAAATTCCCTTGCTCCTCAGCTTGAAACACAATATAACGGTTTGATAAAATCTGTCGAACCTATTTCTCACCTTCTTCACATTCATGTGCCTCAGAGAGCACTGAAGACAGACTTTCCAAGTTAATTAGTCTGTAACCAGTTGCTTCGCATTGCTCAGTTGATTCGTCATCCAAACATTTTGAAGATTCGTCTGGTGAATGATAGAGCTTCATCTTCTTCGCTGATGAACTGAGTGGTTGAGCACATTCAGAGTCTGACAAGTCTGGTTCCTCATGAGAGGTGCTCGGTGTTTCTCGATCGATTATTGCTGCTGCTAACGGAGTGTTTTCACCAAGTTTCCCCTTTCTTTTCGATCCGCCAAATCCTTTACCCTTTCGTTTAGGCCTGTAGCTGCTTCTCTGCTTTTTTCCAGCCATTCAACAATATATATTTCGACTATTTCTCGGTACACTAATTTCACAAAGCAATCTCAACTTTCGGTTTACAGTAAATCTATCCCAGACTGCAGTTAGTGGCGATTCCTCGAAATCTCGCGTCATGTATGTGTCACTAAGTATCCCATTCGTGTTTCGACAAGAAAAGACGCAGAAAAACCTGTAAACGcccacaaaaaacaaacaatgctgccgacgttgccatggcaacgcgAACTCAGATTTGAACCGCTTGTAAACAAACCATTCATTTACAGGGAAATACCCAaaaaatcgaacaaaaacaCTTTCCAATGTTTATTTAAATAGTTAAAGTTGCCGATTTTAAGGAAAAtctaaaaaccaatttttcagcAAAATTCAGGTGAAGCCCCACCTTAACGCTCAAAATTtcgtgtttctgattggtcaatgacgaatggaTAAATACAGTACAGTATTTCGGAAGTCGCAGACGTACAGTGAAATATGTTAGCAATAATATGTCGTGTATCTCATTTCATCTAAAAGCTGCGCCACGGTATAGGGTCGACAACAACCAAATCGAGGGTTAGGTTTAATAAACACAAGAGTAGGCTGAGAAGACACTCGCGTCTTGTACCGGAAGACAGAGACGTAAATGACTTAATCTACAGGCATTTCTGCTCACAGGAAAATTGCGGGCTGGATGATTTGTCTATTCAGTTAACGTTCCTGTGTAACGGTTTCTAATCACCTTGAAGAAGGCCGTCTTGTGCGGCCGAAATATAGGTGCGAACTGCAGTTGTGTCATCTCTTCATTTGTGgtctattttttatttattgcttGGAGAAAACATCGACACAACATTTTATGCTTGCCGTGACAGCTACCACTCTTTTAACTACCCGTGACATGtataaagccgcggctacacgagcgatttttgtctcgtgccggtgatttttttcagattttgtcgcgtcgcctgcgcgccagggtggctacacttgtgacaaattttggcgacaaattgaaggccgcgcgaatcgcatacttcgagagacctgggcactataaacagacattcctacttcaatttcattggctaaatactctttaatgaaggggtagtttctaaagaaactgtggtgctgcgtcggtggggaagtagtatacaaaaatttggtatatcaacggagttgataatgtaaattggccaccgtacagagattctaaaagctgacgtttcgagcgttagcccttcgctctgacgaagggctaacgctcgaaacgtcagcttttagaatctctgtacggtggtcaatttacattatcaactccgttgatataccaaatttttgtaaatactctttagtcgcgtcgcaagcgcgggcaaaaagttgtagggtggctacacgagcaactatctctgcgattttgtcaggaaagtttcaactctggcgacttttttcttgcgattttttcacctgtcgggtcgccagttcaagggtggctacacgtgcgattttcatatcgcgctggcgacgcgacaaagtttgaaaaaatcgcatcaccaacGCGAGCAAAAAAaagctcgtgtagccgcggcttaaagTTTTCCATCCCCAGGCCATCAAATGATTGCACTAAACACCTAATTCCGCAGAAGGGATAAACGTGATAAACCCGAAGATACGGCACTTTTCTCTTATTTTTCCCGTCCGTATTTCCTTATTTTGCGATGAGATATCATTAAATGTCCATATTATTGAAGCGCGTTTATCTATTTAATTCTTTAGTCAGCCCTCTTTGACCTTTCTAATTTATATTTGTTTTCATATTAAAGCCATGATTTAAAATCCTTACACCATTTTTCTGACTCACTGATTttgttttttgagaaataacctgacatcaaaatttcaaatcaGAGGCAGGAATCATTGTGCACAGACAGGGAAAACTGCGTTTATCGTTTATAAAGGTTGATATCACTTATACAGAACTTTGAAGTGTCACTTGCAAACTTGGTAAcacacaggtaccccaagctaacGATGTAATTCGAGCATCACGATCAGTTAAAATTATAagcgtttgtatgggaatttgcaaAGGCATTTATGAGTCAAATATAAAGAGCACGAATCGAACAAAAATGCCTTACCTTGTCTTCTCGATACTTTATCAGTGTTTTTGTGACGTACTCATTTGGCTATTTCAGCGCTGTTCCAGTGGGTTGTAGGTTCGTAGAACTAAAACTCCCTAGAATCGCGCTGAAACGGCCAGAAATGGTAAGAACATACCATAAATATTAGACAAGGAGGCAAGGTAAGAAATGCTggtgtatttttatttctattttatgCCCTAACTAACGATCGCTAAATTCCCCATACAAACCGTTATAAAATTTATGTACGCAACAACGATTCTCCGTGAGCTACCTAATTATGTATTTGTGAAGCTACCAAAGCTCATATCTGTTGAACATTAGTTTAATACAACGCAAACATTGACTTCAGCTCTAACGTGAAGGTGATTGCTAGATTTAGTTCAAAATACGTGACAAACTATCTTTAAACTGTTCATAGGAAACATGTTCATTCGATCGACAGTGATAAGCTCAGTTTAGTGTTGATCCCGGTGTTGATACATATCGCGAAACTTTAATGATGAAGTCTTATGATATAAATTCAAGTTTAAACTTGAAACCGAGAAGTTCTGCAACGAAATAATGTAATGGTTTGATGAGACAACAAATTTCACTTGCCTGTGTCAGTAAAATAACTTTTAACGCCAAGTTTCACCAAGAGGTTGACAAATCACGTCTGAAACGCTCACACTCATTGTATTGCCGAAAGATGTCGTCAGTTCATTTGTCCACCACAGAGCCTCCTTTGTATAAACTTTGACAGCCAAAAAAATAACCGAAATTTTTTTTACGTAATTCACATTTCCTCAAGCGGCAGAGATACATCAAAACCGTCTCTCGTCGTGAccgcaaacaaagaaaattggaaGTTTTGACAGTTGTCTCCCCCGGGTCTAAAGTTGATTAAGAGATTTACCGTTCGACGGAAGCACAGCCCCGCTTTTGCAAAGTGTTTCTTTCGCTTTCAATTTTTCACAGTTGTTTTGAAGCTCACCGGCATTGATTAGAAAGTTTTGGTGCCAGCAGATCAGATTGGATATGCAAGCGGCTAACTGAGAGCTAGAAAATGAGTATACCATTTATTATAACTGCTTCCATCCGTAAACGTGATTCTGTACCTTCGAGAAAAATTTTGGCATTGTGGTCGGGCTCTGCAGggattaaaaaatactattCACTATTCAGGCAAGAATTAAAGTCTTTCTTTCAGCGTTTGATCTTGTATTCAAGAGAAACAAAAAGATGAATGAATTCCGCTATGTTTATAGGATGGATTTAATCAGAAAACCATACCGAATAATAATAAACGATATGGTGGGGAGATACTCGGAAAGAAGTTGTGATTCAGCCAAACTCATTTAAGGATGAGAAATccaaattgcttttttttcacttttcgaGCTAATTAAAAGAGAAACTTCACATTTTAAAAAGGTATTGCACCTAATTAAATGCGAGGCCTtcctaaacaaaacaaaatattccctTGGGCAATTTTAAAGTATATTACTGCGAATCTAATCGTTTGGGCGTTCGCGGCGATTGGTCTTTTGAAGAACCATGCTTGGATAAGTGTTGGCCTAAAGTTTTCCCGAACATGTGCCAGCTATCTTTGCATGATTTCATATAGTTAGCTGGCGACTAAAGCATTCAACTTGGGTAACACCTCGAAATCACAATAACTTTGTTTGATAAATGCAGTGTGAATCTGCGTTCATCATTAGTAATTTTACGCTCACACTGCATAGAAAAAAACATCGCACTCTACAAAATACATTTCAGCAAACGCAATATCattttcttaaatgttttttttttttttttccggtgcCTTTAGAAAACCAGATCTTTAAAGGTAATTCccatgaaaatgacgtactatctacatttttttcaaacttggtacaattgatattcatacacaggacattttaaaaatgcaacaaaaagatGGAGTCACCGGGCATGTTTTCGCAAtgtatgccctttattctaagtgtatTTTACCGAATTTtgcgagaagcgttcgaaaccagatcaaccggaaaaattgttgttatgtagcaaaagctactgaatattactgaaaacttgaacctgcttgtttgtccgggctatacTCTTTAAGAAAgcaatttcaaattgctc is a window of Montipora foliosa isolate CH-2021 chromosome 5, ASM3666993v2, whole genome shotgun sequence DNA encoding:
- the LOC138002885 gene encoding uncharacterized protein; amino-acid sequence: MAGKKQRSSYRPKRKGKGFGGSKRKGKLGENTPLAAAIIDRETPSTSHEEPDLSDSECAQPLSSSAKKMKLYHSPDESSKCLDDESTEQCEATGYRLINLESLSSVLSEAHECEEANIILQENESGRAGLKSDLTITCSACDESISFQTSANITKRGKSFDVNKRAVYHSLESGSGYEGLASFCGIMNMPCMSTSAYQKQVDSILEVVEDYTKEELTQAGQRLRNIVLDENPDLDKDDTLDVAVSFDGTWAKRGFTSLTGVVFAISVDSGEVLDYTVLSKACQKCSLKQSQCEGDDEQFQEWRREHLASGECDINFNGSSPAMEAEGASILWRRSIELHNMHYKWMVSDGDSKAFNTVENVYDDCKVIKLDCVGHVQKRMGKHLLNLKARTKGKLEDGKPIGGRGRLTETKIKKLQKYYGLAIRQNTIKKSNPTDREVDVSIYTMKKNIIAILNHSVKTQDPAKQHRFCPLGET